Proteins from a single region of Trichoderma asperellum chromosome 3, complete sequence:
- a CDS encoding uncharacterized protein (EggNog:ENOG41) codes for MAHTPIKKVCLVGANGTLGSVILKGLIQADCFDISVLQRSNSSSSSPSSIPRILVPPELPVEDVAKALTGQDAVIAAFPLGQGDQHLRLAEAAFQAGVQRFIPADFGSCDASDPEPQKYLPLYRKKTLVREKCEALAVQATQHGSAFSWTTVICGHFFDHGLRDGLLHIDFDTRTAQILDGGATKASTSTLRRIAEATVRVLQRAEQTRNRAVYVQSFNPSQLDVVAALEKAMGEPWHMQHIDSKPYLEDAQKRLKSEEPQAVLDAIEDIVFVLGALDADWTKRDGFAMDLLGLEDENLEDVVQEVVAAYRAEGSK; via the coding sequence ATGGCGCATACTCCAATCAAAAAGGTCTGCCTCGTGGGCGCCAACGGCACCCTGGGCTCAGTCATTCTCAAGGGCCTGATCCAGGCAGACTGCTTCGACATCTCCGTCCTCCAGCGCTCCAattcctcctcgtcgtccCCCTCCTCCATCCCACGCATCCTCGTTCCGCCAGAGCTCCCAGTCGAGGATGTCGCAAAAGCCCTAACTGGCCAAGACGCCGTCATCGCGGCCTTTCCACTCGGTCAGGGCGACCAGCATCTACGCCTCGCAGAGGCCGCGTTCCAGGCCGGCGTGCAGCGCTTCATCCCCGCAGACTTTGGGAGCTGCGATGCGAGCGACCCAGAGCCGCAGAAGTATCTGCCACTCTACCGTAAGAAGACGCTCGTTCGTGAAAAGTGCGAGGCCCTCGCTGTCCAGGCTACACAGCATGGCTCGGCTTTTTCATGGACAACCGTCATCTGTGGACATTTCTTTGACCACGGACTGCGTGATGGACTCCTCCATATCGACTTTGACACCCGCACGGCCCAGATCCTGGACGGCGGCGCCACCAAGGCATCTACTTCGACGCTGCGCCGCATCGCCGAGGCAACTGTCCGAGTCCTGCAGAGAGCCGAGCAGACGCGCAACCGTGCGGTTTACGTGCAAAGCTTTAACCCGTCGCAGCTTGATGTTGTGGCTGCTCTGGAAAAGGCAATGGGAGAGCCATGGCACATGCAACACATTGACTCAAAGCCATATCTGGAAGACGCTCAAAAAAGGCTAAAGAGTGAGGAGCCTCAGGCTGTTTTGGACGCTATCGAGGACATTGTCTTTGTGCTAGGAGCTTTAGACGCGGACTGGACAAAGAGAGATGGGTTCGCGATGGACTTGTTGGGTTTGGAGGATGAGAATCTGGAGGATGTTGTTCAGGAAGTAGTGGCTGCGTACAGAGCCGAGGGGAGCAAATGA
- a CDS encoding uncharacterized protein (EggNog:ENOG41~SECRETED:SignalP(1-22)) has product MPLTVIDIIFMLTAYFIIRVDSLADDNPASPTPVYATLESDERPFASPSSCVPTVTVTTNLGTNEGCAFNCSSDFCIIDYFVTLPCGCSQAAGVVTETITACATSSPCWNCHTGFPFTTTATDCPEPTGDD; this is encoded by the exons ATGCCGCTTACAGTGATCGACATCATTTTCATGCTGACGGC atattttattattagagTTGATTCTCTGGCTGACGATAACCCAGCGAGTCCGACTCCTGTTTATGCAACTCTGGAGAGTGACGAGAGGCCGTTCGCATCGCCATCTAGCTGTGTTCCCACCGTTACGGTGACGACGAACCTAGGCACGAATGAAGGTTGCGCATTCAACTGTTCGAGTGATTTTTGCATCATCGATT ATTTCGTGACTTTGCCATGCGGCTGCTCACAGGCAGCGGGCGTGGTTACTGAGACGATCACCGCATGTGCAACATCGAGTCCCTGCTGGAATTGCCACACCGGGTTTCCTTTTACTACAACGGCCACAGATTGCCCAGAACCAACTGGAGATGATTAG